In Puntigrus tetrazona isolate hp1 chromosome 7, ASM1883169v1, whole genome shotgun sequence, the following are encoded in one genomic region:
- the rwdd gene encoding RWD domain-containing protein 4, giving the protein MTANEDQEMELEALRSIYEGDDCFKEISSVSFQFRIGDLDDSKSFLLEVSWPESYPETAPNISLDAFFNNRIALETKQYILSRLSEQVEVNLGTAMMYTLFEWAKENQETLMENHQPVTSAVTLASNSDVMNNSTSVSKKKEKKEQLTKAQKRKLIGRTDNKGELPRGWNWVDVIKHLSKTGGKDED; this is encoded by the exons ATGACTGCCAATGAAGACCAGGAG ATGGAGTTGGAGGCTCTCCGCTCTATCTATGAAGGAGATGACTGCTTTAAAGAGATAAGCTCAGTTTCCTTCCAGTTCAGG ataGGAGATCTTGATGACTCCAAATCCTTCTTGCTAGAAGTGTCATGGCCGGAAAGCTATCCTGAAACTGCCCCGAACATATCATTAGATGCTTTTTTCAATAACAGAAT AGCCTTGGAGACGAAGCAGTACATCCTCTCGAGGTTGAGTGAACAGGTGGAGGTGAACCTGGGCACCGCCATGATGTACACGCTTTTTGAGTGGGCCAAAGAAAACCAGGAAACCCTCATGGAAAACCACCAACCTGTGACATCCGCTGTG ACCCTGGCGTCCAACAGCGACGTCATGAATAATTCCACCTCTGTTAgtaagaaaaaagagaagaaagaacaGCTAACCAAGGCACAGAAGAGGAAACTGATCGGAAGAACAG ATAATAAGGGTGAACTGCCGAGAGGCTGGAACTGGGTGGATGTTATTAAG CAT CTGAGCAAAACCGGAGGAAAAGATGAAGATTAA
- the rell1 gene encoding RELT-like protein 1, producing the protein MGDHSQSNPTPAGKGDGNSGNPEYIAFVLVPFFFLLGLLGVLICHILKRKGYRCTTEAEEDEEPEKDEDEEKDPEKGDLNDTFSEGNTDTVGQIVHYIMKNEANSDALKAMVQDSIESEGGPVTPTSPNTPNSPESPALPGLPPSTNKHTCNHLHTIGGIGGQKNICNRCNQKKWPLMRRSSSKRLDRRSHVGEVTVLSVGRFRVMKCDPKSSRDRRTLLITEPNGSVPPSPANADPPEHGTSPKSQEKGDGAK; encoded by the exons ATGGGAGACCACTCGCAGTCCAACCCCACGCCGG CTGGCAAGGGTGATGGGAACTCAGGTAACCCAGAGTACATTGCCTTTGTtctggtgcctttcttcttccTGCTGGGCCTTCTGGGGGTCCTTATCTGCCACATCCTGAAGAGGAAGGGCTACCGCTGTACAACTGAGGCAGAGGAAGACGAGGAGCCGGAGaaggatgaggatgaagagaAAGATCCAGAAAAAGGAG ATCTGAACGACACCTTCAGTGAAGGCAACACTGACACGGTGGGCCAAATCGTTCACTACATCATGAAAAATGAAG cCAACTCGGATGCACTCAAAGCAATGGTTCAGGACAGTATAGAATCAGAGGG TGGCCCTGTGACACCCACCTCTCCAAACACACCCAACAGCCCCGAGAGCCCTGCACTGCCAGGGTTGCCGCCCAGCACGAACAAACACACCTGCAACCACCTGCACACCATCGGAGGGATCGGAGGACAGAAGAACATCTGCAACCGCTGCAACCAGAAAAAATGGCCTCTGATGAGACGCTCCTCCAGCAAGAGACTGGACCGACGCAGTCACGTAGGAGAGGTCACAGTGCTGTCCGTAGGCAG aTTCCGGGTGATGAAGTGTGACCCTAAATCGTCCCGGGATAGGCGGACGTTGTTGATCACAGAGCCTAACGGTAGCGTACCCCCTTCACCCGCTAATGCTGACCCCCCCGAACACGGCACAAGCCCGAAGTCACAG GAGAAAGGAGACGGTGCAAAGTGA